A window of the Streptomyces sp. Ag109_O5-10 genome harbors these coding sequences:
- a CDS encoding heat shock protein transcriptional repressor HspR, whose protein sequence is MDGRRRNPYELTEETPVYVISVAAQLSGLHPQTLRQYDRLGLVSPDRTAGRGRRYSARDIELLRQVQTLSQDEGINLAGIKRIIELENQVLALQQRVAELEAAVDGAAAAMRQREAAVHASYRRDLVPYQEVQQTSALVVWRPKKAKD, encoded by the coding sequence ATGGACGGCCGTCGACGTAACCCGTATGAACTGACCGAGGAGACCCCGGTCTACGTCATCTCGGTGGCGGCCCAGCTCTCCGGACTGCACCCGCAGACGCTGCGCCAGTACGACCGGCTCGGCCTGGTCTCCCCCGACCGCACGGCCGGGCGCGGCCGCCGCTACTCGGCCCGCGACATCGAACTGCTCCGCCAGGTGCAGACGCTGTCCCAGGACGAGGGCATCAACCTGGCCGGCATCAAGCGCATCATCGAACTGGAGAACCAGGTCCTGGCGCTCCAGCAGCGGGTCGCCGAACTCGAGGCGGCCGTCGATGGCGCGGCGGCCGCGATGCGGCAGCGCGAGGCCGCCGTCCACGCCTCCTACCGCCGCGACCTGGTTCCGTACCAGGAGGTCCAGCAGACCAGCGCGCTGGTGGTGTGGCGGCCGAAGAAGGCCAAGGACTAG
- a CDS encoding transglutaminase family protein codes for MARRLRIRHTTRVSYAQPVASSHNEVRMTPLTLPGQTTLDARVTVQPATAVWSYWDYWGTQVTGFDLLEPHEDLTITASSLVETAAPGPLPAAPRWAELAARASGSRLLEFVTPTGRTSVPKRLVKKALGAAAGLGPHEAAVAVSGMVADRVTYLPGATGVNTSPAEAWAQRAGVCQDITHLTVALLRGLGLPARYVSGYLHPDREAELDRPVAGQSHAWIEYWAGDWCGYDPTNRVRAGEDHVVVGRGRDYDDVTPHKGIYRGVPGGAPEVTVEFTRVA; via the coding sequence ATGGCTCGTCGCCTCCGCATCCGGCACACCACCCGGGTCTCCTACGCGCAGCCCGTGGCCTCCTCGCACAACGAGGTCCGGATGACGCCGCTGACCCTGCCGGGGCAGACCACGCTGGACGCGCGGGTCACGGTGCAGCCGGCGACCGCCGTCTGGTCGTACTGGGACTACTGGGGCACCCAGGTCACCGGCTTCGACCTCCTCGAACCGCACGAGGACCTGACGATCACCGCGTCCAGCCTGGTGGAGACGGCGGCGCCGGGCCCGCTGCCGGCCGCGCCGAGGTGGGCCGAGCTGGCCGCACGGGCGTCGGGATCACGGCTGCTGGAGTTCGTGACACCGACCGGGCGTACGTCGGTGCCGAAGAGGCTGGTGAAGAAGGCGCTGGGCGCGGCGGCGGGGCTGGGCCCGCACGAGGCCGCGGTGGCCGTGTCCGGGATGGTCGCCGACCGGGTGACGTACCTGCCGGGGGCGACCGGGGTGAACACCTCGCCGGCGGAGGCGTGGGCCCAGCGGGCGGGCGTCTGCCAGGACATCACCCATCTCACCGTCGCCCTGCTGCGGGGGCTGGGGCTGCCGGCCCGGTACGTGTCCGGGTACCTGCACCCGGACCGGGAGGCCGAGCTGGACCGGCCCGTCGCCGGGCAGAGCCACGCCTGGATCGAGTACTGGGCCGGCGACTGGTGCGGGTACGACCCGACGAATCGGGTGCGGGCCGGGGAGGACCACGTGGTCGTGGGCCGGGGCCGGGACTACGACGACGTGACCCCGCACAAGGGGATCTACCGGGGGGTGCCGGGCGGGGCGCCGGAGGTGACGGTGGAGTTCACCCGGGTCGCGTAG
- the dnaJ gene encoding molecular chaperone DnaJ — MSTKDFIEKDYYKVLGVPKDATEAEIKKAYRKLAREFHPDANKGNAKAEERFKEISEANDILGDPKKRKEYDEARALFGNGGFRPGPGAGGGNFNFDLGDLFGGGAQGGGGGFGGGGFSDVLGGLFNRGGGTAGRTQPRRGQDIESEVTLSFTEAIEGATVPLRMSSQAPCKACSGTGDVNGTPRVCPTCVGTGQVARGSGGGFSLTDPCPDCKGRGLIAENPCPDCKGSGRAKSSRTMQVRIPAGVTDGQRIRLRGKGAPGERGGPAGDLYVMVHVDTHPVFGRKDDNLTVTVPVTFTEAALGGEVRVPTLGGPPVTLKLPPGTPNGRTMRARGKGAVRKDGTRGDLLVTVEVSVPKDLSGNARDALEAYREATAGEDPRAELFEAAKGA; from the coding sequence GCGAGTTCCACCCGGATGCCAACAAGGGCAACGCCAAGGCCGAGGAGCGCTTCAAGGAGATCTCCGAGGCGAACGACATACTCGGCGACCCCAAGAAGCGCAAGGAGTACGACGAGGCACGCGCCCTCTTCGGCAACGGCGGCTTCCGCCCGGGGCCGGGCGCGGGCGGCGGCAACTTCAACTTCGACCTGGGCGACCTCTTCGGGGGAGGCGCCCAGGGCGGGGGCGGCGGCTTCGGCGGCGGCGGCTTCAGTGACGTCCTGGGGGGCCTGTTCAACCGGGGCGGCGGCACGGCCGGCCGTACCCAGCCGCGGCGCGGCCAGGACATCGAGTCCGAGGTCACGCTGAGCTTCACGGAGGCCATCGAGGGCGCCACGGTCCCGCTGCGGATGTCCTCGCAGGCCCCCTGCAAGGCCTGTTCGGGCACCGGCGACGTGAACGGCACGCCTCGGGTGTGCCCGACCTGCGTCGGCACCGGCCAGGTGGCGCGGGGATCGGGCGGCGGCTTCTCGCTGACCGACCCCTGCCCGGACTGCAAGGGCCGCGGCCTGATCGCGGAGAACCCCTGCCCCGACTGCAAGGGCAGCGGCCGCGCCAAGTCGTCCCGGACCATGCAGGTCCGCATCCCCGCCGGGGTGACCGACGGCCAGCGCATCCGGCTGCGCGGCAAGGGCGCACCGGGCGAACGCGGCGGCCCCGCGGGCGACCTGTACGTCATGGTGCACGTGGACACCCACCCGGTGTTCGGCCGCAAGGACGACAACCTCACGGTGACCGTCCCGGTGACCTTCACCGAGGCGGCGCTCGGCGGCGAGGTCAGGGTCCCGACCCTGGGCGGACCGCCGGTCACCCTGAAGCTGCCCCCGGGCACGCCCAACGGCCGCACCATGCGCGCCCGTGGCAAGGGCGCGGTCCGCAAGGACGGCACCCGCGGCGACCTCCTGGTCACCGTCGAGGTGAGTGTCCCGAAGGACCTGTCGGGGAATGCTCGGGATGCACTGGAGGCGTATCGCGAGGCGACCGCTGGCGAGGACCCGCGGGCCGAGCTGTTCGAGGCCGCGAAGGGAGCATGA
- a CDS encoding PA14 domain-containing protein, with protein sequence MKTTLQATAVVLATTAGLLTTVAVPTASAATTCASPVFKRQLFANTTFKGTPKKTACDSAIDESWSGAPASGLPKDNFGVRWSVTRDFGSGGPFALAASGLDGIRVYLDGVRKIDLWKNTTKTVTKTVNVTVPKGKHTLRVDYVNWTGAAKVKFTYTPRTSAGVDKVRPLTPLAPLVSYDGNANTTKLSWAKNREMDLAGYRVYRRPRGSTGWTKVGTTASTSLTDAPPATGALYYYEIRAYDKAGNESAGTADAPVTSAVLQTPARFTVSATDTGAELSWSGVRAAVKYRVERTDFHGVVTKSWELAHTVSLTDGTLTRGETVKYRVAAVDGSGHASPFTDLKAVTRPLAAPRGLTATAGIGSATLQWTMRAADTPYGEFRVYRSTTLPVDTSTAQWVTCTTSYTTLSDGSRRYSCGDFSAEEGTTYHYAVANVQWPQVSPLSGTATVTTLASDKPPAQVTGLTATATEYGIELDWDDNTEADLNRYVVYRGTVLGEEGDEQVCSGSEWAWLSPSTSRYRDVRLPDGDHACYWVDAIDTAGNSSRWLGPVSAVAVDELDLTPSVATPEGSPLTLTADTPDSGGVHLAWSAVDSATGYQVYRWNPATRTYEKLAATADRSYDDATAARGTTHHYWVTALYADGTESAPGAEWAILEP encoded by the coding sequence ATGAAGACCACCCTGCAGGCGACGGCCGTGGTGCTGGCCACCACGGCCGGTCTCCTCACCACCGTCGCCGTGCCCACCGCCTCGGCGGCCACGACCTGTGCCTCCCCTGTCTTCAAGCGGCAGTTGTTCGCGAACACCACGTTCAAGGGCACCCCGAAGAAGACCGCCTGCGACTCCGCGATCGACGAGAGCTGGAGCGGCGCCCCGGCCTCCGGCCTCCCGAAGGACAACTTCGGGGTGCGCTGGAGCGTCACCCGCGACTTCGGCTCCGGCGGCCCCTTCGCCCTCGCCGCCTCCGGCCTCGACGGGATCCGGGTCTACCTCGACGGCGTCCGCAAGATCGACCTGTGGAAGAACACCACCAAGACGGTGACCAAGACCGTCAACGTCACCGTCCCCAAGGGCAAGCACACCCTCCGCGTCGACTACGTCAACTGGACCGGCGCCGCCAAGGTCAAGTTCACCTACACACCGCGCACCTCGGCCGGGGTCGACAAGGTCAGGCCGCTCACCCCGCTGGCCCCGCTGGTGTCCTACGACGGCAACGCCAACACGACGAAGCTGAGCTGGGCGAAGAACCGGGAGATGGACCTGGCCGGCTACCGGGTCTACCGGCGCCCGCGCGGGAGTACCGGCTGGACGAAGGTGGGGACCACGGCGTCGACGTCCCTGACCGACGCTCCGCCCGCGACCGGCGCCCTCTACTACTACGAGATCCGCGCCTACGACAAGGCCGGCAACGAGTCGGCCGGCACCGCCGACGCCCCGGTCACCAGTGCGGTGCTGCAGACGCCCGCCCGGTTCACCGTCTCGGCCACCGACACGGGCGCCGAACTGAGCTGGTCGGGGGTGCGCGCCGCGGTGAAGTACCGGGTGGAGCGGACCGACTTCCACGGTGTGGTCACCAAGTCCTGGGAGCTCGCCCACACGGTGAGCCTCACCGACGGCACGCTCACCCGGGGCGAGACCGTCAAGTACCGGGTCGCGGCCGTGGACGGCTCGGGCCACGCGTCGCCGTTCACCGACCTCAAGGCGGTGACCCGCCCGCTGGCCGCGCCCCGCGGACTCACGGCGACCGCGGGCATCGGCAGCGCGACCCTCCAGTGGACGATGAGGGCCGCGGACACCCCGTACGGCGAGTTCCGCGTCTACCGCTCAACCACGCTGCCCGTGGACACCTCGACGGCGCAGTGGGTGACCTGCACGACCAGCTACACCACCCTCTCCGACGGGTCCCGCCGGTACAGCTGTGGCGACTTCTCGGCCGAGGAGGGCACGACGTACCACTACGCGGTGGCGAACGTGCAGTGGCCGCAGGTGTCCCCCCTCTCCGGCACCGCGACCGTCACCACGCTTGCGTCGGACAAGCCGCCCGCCCAGGTGACCGGCCTGACCGCGACGGCCACCGAGTACGGCATCGAGCTGGACTGGGACGACAACACCGAGGCCGACCTGAACCGGTACGTGGTCTACCGGGGCACGGTCCTCGGCGAGGAGGGCGACGAGCAGGTCTGCTCCGGCTCGGAGTGGGCGTGGCTGTCCCCGTCCACCTCGCGATACCGGGACGTGCGGCTGCCGGACGGCGATCACGCCTGCTATTGGGTGGACGCGATCGACACCGCGGGCAACTCCAGTCGGTGGCTGGGGCCGGTGAGCGCGGTCGCCGTCGACGAGCTGGACCTGACCCCGTCGGTGGCCACCCCGGAGGGCTCCCCGCTGACCCTGACGGCGGACACCCCCGACTCGGGCGGCGTCCACCTCGCGTGGAGCGCGGTCGACTCGGCGACCGGCTACCAGGTCTACCGCTGGAACCCGGCGACGCGGACGTACGAGAAGCTGGCGGCCACGGCCGACCGCTCCTACGACGACGCCACGGCCGCCCGCGGCACCACCCACCACTACTGGGTGACCGCGCTGTACGCCGACGGCACGGAGTCGGCCCCGGGCGCGGAGTGGGCGATCCTGGAGCCGTGA
- a CDS encoding alpha-E domain-containing protein has product MNDVILSRIAESLTWTGRYVERADATGRILDAYLHRLLEDPWRDEDAACRSLYAILGVDAGPERVDMQQVLDQLAFDARSTCSIEGALGAARLNARSAREAVSSEMWECLNSTWHALGDRRRAARRTGPYAYLELVRSRAALFFGLADSTMSRDDSWRFVVLGRSLERVDMTVRLLSVRVLDAAHAPDWPTLLSASGADEAYARVHSGFGDTPRVAEFLLLDRDFPRSALHALTTAEECLAALGRPRQDPARSPVGRARTRLEYLDTVTLEEQLPVLLRDLQQACMASADAVAERFFPYQGPVQWAQEGA; this is encoded by the coding sequence ATGAACGACGTGATCCTCTCCCGTATCGCCGAGTCGCTGACCTGGACGGGGCGGTACGTCGAACGGGCCGACGCCACCGGCCGGATCCTCGACGCCTACCTGCACCGGCTGCTGGAGGACCCCTGGCGCGACGAGGACGCCGCCTGCCGGTCGCTGTACGCGATCCTCGGCGTGGACGCCGGTCCGGAACGGGTCGACATGCAGCAGGTCCTGGACCAGCTCGCCTTCGACGCCCGTTCCACCTGCTCCATCGAGGGCGCGCTGGGCGCCGCCCGGCTGAACGCGCGCAGCGCCCGTGAGGCCGTCTCCTCGGAGATGTGGGAGTGCCTCAACTCCACCTGGCACGCGCTCGGCGACCGGCGCCGCGCGGCCCGCCGCACCGGCCCCTACGCCTACCTGGAGCTGGTCCGCAGCCGGGCCGCGCTCTTCTTCGGGCTGGCCGACTCGACGATGAGCCGGGACGACAGCTGGCGGTTCGTGGTCCTCGGGCGCAGCCTGGAGCGGGTGGACATGACGGTACGACTGCTCTCGGTGCGCGTGCTGGACGCGGCGCACGCGCCGGACTGGCCGACGCTGCTCAGCGCGAGCGGCGCCGACGAGGCGTACGCCCGCGTGCACAGCGGCTTCGGGGACACTCCGAGAGTGGCCGAATTCCTGCTCCTGGACCGGGACTTCCCGCGCTCGGCGCTGCACGCGCTGACCACCGCCGAGGAGTGCCTGGCCGCGCTCGGCAGGCCCCGGCAGGACCCGGCCCGCTCCCCCGTCGGCCGGGCCCGCACCCGCCTCGAATACCTGGACACCGTCACCCTGGAGGAGCAGCTGCCGGTCCTGCTGCGCGACCTCCAGCAGGCCTGCATGGCGTCCGCCGACGCGGTGGCGGAGCGGTTCTTCCCGTACCAGGGGCCCGTGCAGTGGGCCCAGGAAGGGGCCTGA
- a CDS encoding circularly permuted type 2 ATP-grasp protein, translated as MADIFDAYALADAWDEMFVRPGEVRTAYEPVLAALQPIEPSELRFRADQMARAFTDRGVTYAFAGEERPWPLDLVPRILDALEWDLLRRGVAQRVRALEAYLADAYGHARAFEDGVVPWRLLLGSPHFHRAAHAVEPPGGVRIHVAGIDLVRDEAGVFRVLEDNVRVPSGVSYVIENRRAMTRIFPSLFAEQHVLPVDGYAGRLLAALRAAAPGGAAGDPRVVVLTPGPSNAAYFEHALLARLMGVQLVEGHDLVCRSNRVWMRTTRGEVPVHVVYRRLDDDFLDPLHFRPDSVIGCPGILNAAIAGNVTLANAVGNGIADDKLLYTYVPDLIRYYLGEEPVLPNVESYRPDEPGQLEAVLDQVDQLVVKPVDGAGGQGIVIGPKADKETLERTRKAVAADPRGFIAQRPVALSTSPTLSGERMAPRHIDLRPFAVNDGDGIWVLPGGLTRVALQEGNLIVNSSQGGGSKDTWVLAEGPAERPAAPTAAQPDVAPRQLGPVSTPSVVHEGAQQ; from the coding sequence ATGGCGGACATATTCGACGCGTACGCGTTGGCCGACGCGTGGGACGAGATGTTTGTGCGGCCGGGTGAGGTCAGGACCGCCTATGAGCCGGTACTGGCTGCGCTTCAGCCGATCGAACCGAGTGAACTGCGGTTCCGGGCCGACCAGATGGCCCGGGCCTTCACCGACCGGGGGGTGACCTACGCCTTCGCGGGCGAGGAACGGCCCTGGCCGCTGGACCTGGTACCGAGGATCCTCGACGCCCTGGAGTGGGATCTTCTGCGAAGAGGCGTGGCCCAGCGGGTCCGGGCGCTGGAGGCCTATCTGGCCGACGCCTACGGACACGCGCGGGCCTTCGAGGACGGGGTGGTGCCCTGGCGGCTGCTGCTGGGCTCGCCGCACTTCCACCGGGCCGCGCACGCGGTGGAGCCACCCGGCGGGGTGCGCATCCATGTGGCCGGAATCGACCTGGTGCGGGACGAGGCCGGGGTCTTCCGGGTCCTGGAGGACAACGTACGGGTGCCGAGCGGGGTGTCCTACGTCATCGAGAACCGGCGCGCGATGACCCGGATCTTCCCGTCGCTCTTCGCCGAGCAGCACGTGCTGCCGGTGGACGGGTACGCGGGACGGCTGCTCGCCGCCCTGCGGGCCGCGGCGCCGGGCGGGGCGGCGGGTGATCCCCGGGTGGTCGTCCTCACCCCCGGGCCCAGCAACGCGGCCTACTTCGAACACGCCCTGCTGGCCCGGCTGATGGGCGTGCAGCTGGTGGAGGGGCACGACCTGGTGTGCCGGAGCAACCGGGTGTGGATGCGCACGACGCGGGGCGAGGTGCCCGTGCACGTCGTGTACCGGCGCCTCGACGACGACTTCCTCGACCCGCTGCACTTCCGCCCCGACTCGGTGATCGGCTGCCCCGGCATCCTGAACGCCGCCATCGCGGGGAACGTCACACTCGCGAACGCAGTGGGCAACGGCATCGCGGACGACAAACTCCTCTACACCTACGTCCCGGACCTGATCCGCTACTACCTCGGCGAAGAACCGGTTCTCCCCAATGTCGAGTCCTACCGGCCTGATGAGCCAGGGCAGTTGGAGGCCGTCCTCGACCAGGTCGACCAGCTGGTGGTGAAGCCGGTGGACGGGGCCGGCGGGCAGGGCATCGTGATCGGCCCGAAGGCCGACAAGGAGACCCTGGAACGCACTCGCAAAGCAGTCGCGGCCGACCCGCGCGGCTTCATCGCACAGCGTCCGGTCGCCCTCTCCACCTCCCCCACCCTCTCGGGTGAACGGATGGCCCCGCGCCACATTGACCTGCGGCCGTTCGCCGTGAACGACGGCGACGGCATCTGGGTCCTGCCCGGCGGGCTCACCCGGGTCGCCCTCCAGGAGGGCAACCTGATCGTCAACTCCAGCCAGGGCGGCGGCTCCAAGGACACCTGGGTGCTCGCCGAGGGCCCGGCGGAGCGGCCGGCGGCACCGACGGCGGCACAGCCCGACGTCGCCCCGCGCCAGCTCGGCCCCGTCAGCACCCCCAGCGTCGTGCACGAGGGGGCACAGCAGTGA
- a CDS encoding PA14 domain-containing protein: MNPARSAAAAAVVLATAGTLLGVAVPTASAATTCASPVFKRQLFANTTFKGTPKKTACDSAIDESWSGAPASGLPKDNFGVRWSVTRDFGSGGPFALAASGLDGIRVYLDGVRKIDLWKNTTKTVTKTVNVTVPSGKHTLRVDYVNWTGTAKVKFTYTPRTSTGVDKVRPLAPTGASAVYRPDGEGSYTDVTWAANKEMDLAGYRLYRRLKGSGSWTEVASATAGTRRARVQTPPTGQSYYYEVRAHDKAGNQSAGSADQLVVSQDLTAPAAPVLTATAVEASNDLSWTAPADAATYKVFRKSASETSYTELAETTGTSYSDTKASYGYAYDYKVSALDAARNARSSNVVRSTRSILPPQNVTATVPRYGAVFTWTEPAGGDTADYKVYRSTTSPVELTYANLTDCRSRKKSTDAAGNTVRSCVDYDGDQGATYHYVMIRQNTAGRWSTGSADMTVTRPGDEVPPPPVTHLTAVPLEYGVKLDWDDSTAADIDHYEVYEDPEHYEPSYLESVPAGSSEYVVGPEVANGETKAYIVVPVDIYGNSGSYEDSRDIPKWGGPYSKVTVTEQNLTPATVPEDTADCSLTTYSTLGDEGGMYIDCADSVATDAAGINVYRWDPATRTYVRVTDVPLAPTATHYTDPTVPHGTTVFYVLSVVAPDGSETFSNVDACASLPNGT; this comes from the coding sequence ATGAACCCAGCCAGAAGCGCCGCGGCCGCTGCCGTGGTGCTCGCCACCGCCGGCACCCTGCTCGGCGTCGCCGTGCCCACCGCCTCGGCGGCCACGACCTGTGCCTCCCCTGTCTTCAAGCGGCAGTTGTTCGCGAACACCACGTTCAAGGGCACCCCGAAGAAGACCGCCTGCGACTCCGCGATCGACGAGAGCTGGAGCGGCGCCCCGGCCTCCGGCCTCCCGAAGGACAACTTCGGGGTGCGCTGGAGCGTCACCCGCGACTTCGGCTCCGGCGGCCCCTTCGCCCTCGCCGCCTCCGGCCTCGACGGGATCCGGGTCTACCTCGACGGCGTCCGCAAGATCGACCTGTGGAAGAACACCACCAAGACGGTGACCAAGACCGTCAACGTCACCGTCCCGTCCGGCAAGCACACCCTCCGCGTCGACTACGTCAACTGGACCGGCACCGCCAAGGTCAAGTTCACCTACACACCGCGCACCTCGACCGGGGTCGACAAGGTCAGGCCGCTCGCGCCGACCGGGGCCTCCGCCGTCTACCGGCCCGACGGGGAGGGGTCGTACACCGACGTCACCTGGGCGGCCAACAAGGAGATGGACCTCGCCGGTTACCGGCTCTACCGGCGACTGAAGGGCTCCGGCAGCTGGACCGAGGTGGCCTCGGCCACGGCCGGCACCCGCCGGGCCCGGGTCCAGACGCCGCCGACCGGGCAGTCGTACTACTACGAGGTACGCGCCCACGACAAGGCGGGCAACCAGTCGGCGGGCTCCGCCGACCAACTCGTCGTGTCGCAGGACCTGACCGCCCCCGCCGCCCCGGTCCTCACCGCCACCGCCGTCGAGGCCTCCAACGACCTCTCCTGGACGGCCCCCGCGGACGCCGCGACCTACAAGGTCTTCCGCAAGTCGGCGTCGGAGACCTCGTACACCGAGCTCGCCGAGACCACCGGCACGAGCTACTCGGACACCAAGGCGTCCTACGGCTACGCCTACGACTACAAGGTGAGCGCCCTCGACGCGGCCAGGAACGCCCGCTCCTCCAACGTGGTGCGCAGCACCCGGTCGATCCTGCCGCCGCAGAACGTGACGGCGACCGTGCCGCGCTACGGCGCGGTGTTCACCTGGACCGAGCCGGCGGGCGGCGACACCGCCGACTACAAGGTCTACCGCTCCACGACCTCCCCGGTGGAGCTCACCTACGCCAACCTCACCGACTGCCGCAGCCGCAAGAAGAGCACGGACGCGGCCGGCAACACCGTCCGCTCCTGCGTCGACTACGACGGCGACCAGGGCGCCACCTACCACTACGTGATGATCCGGCAGAACACCGCGGGCCGCTGGTCCACCGGCTCCGCCGACATGACCGTCACCCGGCCCGGCGACGAGGTCCCGCCGCCGCCCGTGACCCACCTGACGGCCGTGCCCCTGGAGTACGGCGTCAAGCTGGACTGGGACGACAGCACGGCGGCGGACATCGACCACTACGAGGTCTACGAGGACCCGGAGCACTACGAGCCCTCGTACCTCGAGTCCGTCCCCGCCGGCAGCTCCGAGTACGTCGTCGGCCCCGAGGTGGCGAACGGCGAGACGAAGGCCTACATCGTCGTCCCGGTCGACATCTACGGGAACTCCGGTTCGTACGAGGACAGTCGGGACATCCCGAAATGGGGCGGCCCCTACTCCAAGGTCACCGTCACCGAGCAGAACCTCACCCCGGCGACGGTCCCCGAGGACACCGCGGACTGCTCGCTGACCACCTACTCCACCCTCGGCGACGAGGGCGGCATGTACATCGACTGTGCGGACTCGGTGGCCACGGACGCCGCCGGCATCAACGTGTACCGCTGGGACCCCGCGACGCGCACCTACGTCCGGGTGACGGACGTTCCGCTGGCTCCTACCGCCACCCACTACACCGATCCCACCGTGCCCCACGGCACGACCGTCTTCTACGTGCTCTCGGTCGTCGCTCCCGACGGCTCGGAGACCTTCAGCAACGTGGACGCCTGTGCGTCCCTGCCGAACGGAACCTGA
- a CDS encoding sugar ABC transporter substrate-binding protein, which yields MRRIAMFVAASTMTLSLAGCGVLNATGSSTSATPTKGNDITVGVLMPDKINTRYINFDYPIMKSKIAELTNNQGKVDYQNAGSSASTQATQMQQMIADKVDVIVLDAVDAHAIAGTVKKAKAAGIPVIAYDRLAEGPIDAYVSFDNELVGEVQARTLLEALGSNVDTSEKVVMINGSPTDPNAKQFKTGALSELNGKVTTAGYSYDTKDWNPDIAEQEVTKAVDLLGKDNIAAVYSANDAMAAGVVKALKAAGVTTMPPITGQDADLDAIQRILTGEQYMTVYKPYPDEAEAAAQMAVYKVQGKDIQFDALTQDTVDSPTTKNIPSQLVQVSAVTKSKIKDTVVADGIYKISQICTAAYKSACASAGLK from the coding sequence ATGCGTCGTATAGCCATGTTTGTGGCCGCGTCCACGATGACCCTTTCGCTTGCCGGCTGCGGCGTGCTCAACGCGACAGGTTCGTCGACGTCCGCGACCCCGACGAAGGGCAACGACATCACGGTGGGCGTGCTGATGCCGGACAAGATCAACACCCGCTACATCAACTTCGACTACCCGATCATGAAGTCGAAGATCGCCGAGCTGACCAACAACCAGGGCAAGGTCGACTACCAGAACGCCGGCTCGTCCGCCTCCACGCAGGCGACGCAGATGCAGCAGATGATCGCCGACAAGGTCGACGTGATCGTCCTGGACGCCGTCGACGCGCACGCCATCGCGGGCACGGTGAAGAAGGCCAAGGCCGCGGGCATCCCGGTCATCGCCTACGACCGCCTCGCCGAGGGCCCCATCGACGCCTACGTCTCCTTCGACAACGAGCTGGTGGGCGAGGTCCAGGCCCGTACCCTCCTGGAGGCGCTCGGCTCGAACGTCGACACCTCCGAGAAGGTCGTCATGATCAACGGCTCGCCGACCGACCCCAACGCCAAGCAGTTCAAGACGGGCGCCCTGTCCGAGCTGAACGGCAAGGTGACGACCGCGGGCTACTCCTACGACACCAAGGACTGGAACCCGGACATCGCCGAGCAGGAGGTCACCAAGGCCGTCGACCTGCTCGGCAAGGACAACATCGCCGCCGTCTACTCCGCCAACGACGCGATGGCGGCCGGTGTCGTCAAGGCCCTCAAGGCCGCGGGCGTGACCACCATGCCGCCGATCACCGGCCAGGACGCGGACCTCGACGCCATCCAGCGGATCCTCACCGGCGAGCAGTACATGACGGTCTACAAGCCGTACCCCGACGAGGCCGAGGCCGCCGCCCAGATGGCCGTCTACAAGGTCCAGGGCAAGGACATCCAGTTCGACGCGCTCACCCAGGACACCGTCGACAGCCCGACCACCAAGAACATCCCGTCCCAGCTGGTGCAGGTCAGCGCCGTCACCAAGAGCAAGATCAAGGACACCGTCGTCGCGGACGGCATCTACAAGATCTCGCAGATCTGCACGGCCGCGTACAAGTCCGCCTGCGCGTCGGCGGGCCTCAAGTAG